The following proteins are encoded in a genomic region of Herminiimonas arsenicoxydans:
- a CDS encoding Conserved hypothetical protein; putative membrane protein (Evidence 4 : Homologs of previously reported genes of unknown function): MTDWMIWFAVACVLIILEMATGTFYLLMIAIGAITGGIVALSGASGTWQCILAAVIAAVATFALRRSRFGRTENPDASRDPDVNLDIGQTLEVAEWRTVSGAKSTARVMYRGAPWDVELASGGTAVAGQFRIQEVQGNRLIVINSNAADG; encoded by the coding sequence ATGACGGACTGGATGATTTGGTTTGCGGTGGCATGCGTGTTGATCATACTGGAGATGGCAACCGGCACCTTTTATCTGTTGATGATTGCGATCGGCGCCATAACGGGCGGCATAGTTGCGTTGAGCGGCGCAAGCGGCACATGGCAATGCATATTGGCGGCAGTGATTGCAGCGGTCGCGACGTTTGCCTTGCGTCGCAGTCGTTTTGGCCGCACGGAAAATCCGGACGCATCGCGCGATCCCGACGTGAATCTGGATATCGGACAAACGCTGGAAGTCGCAGAGTGGCGTACTGTTTCAGGTGCGAAGAGCACGGCACGTGTCATGTATCGCGGCGCACCGTGGGATGTCGAGCTGGCGAGCGGCGGCACGGCAGTAGCGGGCCAATTCCGGATTCAGGAAGTACAGGGCAATCGTTTGATAGTCATCAATAGCAATGCGGCGGATGGCTAG